The following proteins are co-located in the Pseudomonas sp. ATCC 13867 genome:
- a CDS encoding YbaB/EbfC family nucleoid-associated protein: MMKGGMAGLMKQAQQMQEKMQKMQEELANAEVTGQSGAGLVSVVMTGRHDVKRVTLDDSLMQEDKEILEDLIAAAVNDAVRKIEQNNQEKMSGMTAGMQLPPGFKMPF; this comes from the coding sequence ATGATGAAAGGTGGCATGGCAGGCCTGATGAAGCAGGCTCAGCAGATGCAGGAAAAGATGCAGAAGATGCAGGAAGAGCTGGCTAACGCCGAAGTGACCGGTCAATCCGGCGCCGGCCTGGTGAGCGTGGTGATGACCGGTCGCCATGACGTCAAGCGTGTCACCCTGGATGACAGCCTGATGCAGGAAGACAAGGAAATCCTCGAAGACCTGATCGCCGCCGCGGTAAACGACGCCGTGCGCAAGATCGAGCAGAACAACCAGGAGAAGATGTCCGGCATGACCGCCGGCATGCAGCTTCCCCCTGGTTTCAAGATGCCGTTCTGA
- a CDS encoding SDR family NAD(P)-dependent oxidoreductase, translated as MKNFENKVAAITGAGSGIGRALAIELASRGCHLALADVNAAGLEETRQLLTSSGVRVSIDTVNVADREQVHAWADKAAREHGKVNLVFNNAGVAHAGTVEASDYEEYEWITNINFWGVVYGTKAFLPHLKASGDGHVVNVSSVFGLFSQPGMSAYNATKFAVRGFTESLRQELDMERGGVSASCVHPGGIKTNIAKTARMNESMAKVTGQNAEAARSQFNDQLLRTTPQRAAQVIIRGVERDSRRILIGTDAHAIDLMLRLLPVWYQNVVTGSMKLAKRFAPKPKRKQGAEGYEAK; from the coding sequence ATGAAGAACTTCGAGAACAAAGTCGCCGCCATCACCGGCGCCGGTTCCGGCATCGGCCGCGCCCTGGCCATCGAACTGGCCTCCCGTGGCTGCCACCTGGCGCTGGCGGACGTGAACGCCGCCGGCCTGGAGGAAACCCGTCAGTTGCTCACCTCCTCCGGGGTGCGTGTGTCCATCGATACGGTGAACGTCGCCGACCGCGAGCAGGTGCACGCCTGGGCCGACAAGGCCGCCCGCGAACACGGCAAGGTCAACCTGGTGTTCAACAACGCCGGCGTCGCCCATGCCGGCACCGTGGAAGCCAGCGACTACGAAGAGTACGAGTGGATCACCAACATCAACTTCTGGGGCGTGGTCTACGGCACCAAGGCCTTCCTGCCACACCTGAAGGCGTCCGGCGACGGCCACGTGGTCAACGTCTCCAGCGTGTTCGGCCTGTTTTCCCAGCCAGGCATGAGCGCCTACAACGCCACCAAGTTCGCCGTGCGCGGCTTCACCGAGTCGCTGCGCCAGGAGCTGGACATGGAACGCGGCGGCGTCTCCGCCAGTTGCGTGCACCCCGGCGGGATCAAGACCAACATCGCCAAGACCGCGCGAATGAACGAGAGCATGGCCAAGGTCACCGGGCAGAACGCCGAAGCCGCCCGCAGCCAGTTCAACGACCAATTGCTGCGCACCACCCCGCAGAGGGCCGCGCAGGTAATCATCCGAGGCGTGGAGCGCGACTCGCGGCGCATCCTGATCGGCACGGACGCCCACGCCATCGACCTGATGCTGCGCCTGCTACCGGTCTGGTACCAGAACGTGGTCACCGGCAGCATGAAACTGGCCAAGCGCTTCGCCCCCAAACCCAAGCGCAAGCAAGGTGCTGAAGGGTACGAAGCCAAGTAA
- a CDS encoding acyl-CoA dehydrogenase family protein, giving the protein MSVFTDYFDDSHRLVRDSVRRFVEREILPHVADWEEAEEFPRELYRKAGEAGILGIGYPEVLGGSHEGDLFAKVVASEELMRCGSGGLVAGLGSLDIGLPPLIKWGRPELRERIAPQVLAGEKIMALAVTEPSGGSDVASLKTRAVRDGDHYRVSGSKTFITSGVRADYYTVAVRTGGDGFGGVSLLLVEKGTPGFTVSRKLKKMGWWASDTAELFFDDCKVPVENLIGAENMGFACIMANFQSERLALAIMANMTAQLALDEALAWCREREAFGKPIGKFQVLKHRLAEMATQVEVSREFTYRQAAKMAAGKSVIKEISMAKNFATDVADRVTYDAVQALGGMGYMRESLVERLYRDNRILSIGGGTREIMNEIIAKQMGL; this is encoded by the coding sequence ATGTCCGTGTTCACCGACTACTTCGATGACAGCCACCGCCTGGTCCGCGACAGCGTTCGGCGCTTCGTTGAACGGGAAATCCTGCCCCACGTCGCCGACTGGGAGGAGGCCGAGGAGTTTCCCCGCGAGCTGTACCGCAAGGCCGGCGAGGCCGGCATCCTCGGCATCGGCTATCCGGAGGTGCTCGGCGGCAGCCACGAGGGCGACCTGTTCGCCAAGGTGGTGGCCAGCGAGGAGCTGATGCGCTGTGGTTCCGGCGGGTTGGTGGCGGGGCTGGGCTCGCTGGATATCGGCCTGCCGCCGCTGATCAAGTGGGGCCGCCCGGAACTGCGCGAGCGCATCGCGCCGCAGGTGCTGGCCGGCGAGAAGATCATGGCGCTGGCGGTCACCGAGCCGTCCGGCGGCTCCGACGTCGCCAGCCTGAAGACCCGCGCCGTGCGCGATGGCGATCACTACCGCGTGAGCGGCAGCAAGACCTTCATCACCAGCGGGGTGCGTGCCGACTACTACACCGTGGCTGTGCGCACCGGCGGCGATGGCTTCGGTGGCGTCAGCCTGCTGCTGGTGGAGAAGGGTACGCCCGGCTTCACCGTCAGCCGCAAGCTGAAGAAGATGGGCTGGTGGGCGTCGGACACCGCCGAGCTGTTCTTCGACGACTGCAAGGTGCCGGTGGAGAACCTGATCGGCGCGGAGAACATGGGCTTCGCCTGTATCATGGCGAACTTCCAGAGCGAGCGCCTGGCCCTGGCAATCATGGCCAACATGACCGCGCAGCTGGCGCTGGACGAGGCGCTGGCCTGGTGCCGCGAGCGTGAGGCGTTCGGCAAGCCGATCGGCAAGTTCCAGGTGCTCAAGCATCGGTTGGCGGAGATGGCCACGCAGGTCGAAGTGTCGCGCGAGTTCACCTATCGCCAGGCGGCGAAGATGGCGGCCGGCAAGAGCGTGATCAAGGAAATCTCCATGGCCAAGAACTTTGCCACCGACGTCGCCGACCGGGTGACCTACGATGCGGTGCAGGCGCTGGGCGGCATGGGCTACATGCGCGAGAGCCTGGTGGAGCGGCTGTACCGCGACAACCGCATCCTTTCGATCGGCGGCGGCACGCGGGAAATCATGAACGAGATCATCGCCAAGCAGATGGGGTTGTAA
- a CDS encoding transporter substrate-binding domain-containing protein, which produces MRLLAIVLLLSSAVTLAEDRPLRFSVVDSWAMPLARIEDDKLTGGILFELFTETARQVHRTPVFHILPRARVEQALLSHAVDVRCYVAPAWTEHDFHDYRWSVPLMMQRDVLVSRAGLKGDLQSLSGQAVGTVLGYHYPRLQPLLESGRATRDEARNQELVLKKLQIGRYQYAISSEIALDWFNRSLPQSQRLTPASIIEETPLSCMVLDSPETSTDEVLAALAALKASGEIERILSHYR; this is translated from the coding sequence ATGCGCCTGCTCGCCATCGTCCTGCTGTTGAGCTCTGCCGTCACCCTTGCCGAGGACCGCCCCCTGCGCTTCTCGGTGGTCGACAGCTGGGCGATGCCCCTGGCGCGAATCGAAGACGACAAGCTGACCGGCGGTATTCTCTTCGAGTTGTTCACCGAAACCGCCCGCCAGGTGCATCGGACGCCGGTCTTCCATATCCTGCCCCGCGCCCGCGTGGAGCAGGCGCTGCTCAGCCACGCGGTGGACGTGCGCTGCTACGTCGCACCGGCCTGGACCGAACACGACTTCCACGATTACCGCTGGAGCGTGCCGCTGATGATGCAGCGCGACGTGCTGGTCAGTCGCGCCGGCCTCAAGGGCGACCTGCAGAGCCTATCCGGCCAGGCCGTCGGCACCGTGCTCGGCTACCACTACCCGCGCCTGCAGCCGCTGCTGGAAAGCGGCCGGGCAACCCGCGATGAAGCGCGCAATCAGGAGCTGGTACTGAAGAAGCTGCAGATTGGCCGTTACCAGTACGCGATCAGCAGCGAAATCGCCCTGGACTGGTTCAACCGCTCGTTGCCGCAGAGCCAGCGGCTGACACCCGCCAGCATCATCGAGGAAACCCCGCTGTCGTGCATGGTGCTGGACAGCCCGGAAACGTCCACGGACGAGGTGCTGGCGGCGTTGGCGGCGCTGAAGGCTTCCGGAGAGATCGAGCGCATCCTCAGCCACTATCGTTGA
- a CDS encoding class I SAM-dependent methyltransferase gives MSTAVDLNALKQRQMATWASGDYAVIGTTLQIVGERLAETCDLLCDERVLDVAAGNGNATLAAARRGCRVMSTDYVPRLLELGAERARAEHLDVEFREADAEALPFETGGFDAVVSTFGVMFTPDQSKAASELARVCRSGGRIGLANWTPEGFIGQLFKVLSGYVPPAAGVRPPSAWGREEHLRELFGDSISELRASRQTFNFRYRSAAHFIEIFRDWYGPLHKAFASLPEAEAKGLERDLTQLLDASNRAGPASLVVPSEYLEVVLIRR, from the coding sequence ATGAGCACCGCCGTAGACCTCAATGCCCTGAAACAACGCCAGATGGCCACCTGGGCCAGCGGCGACTACGCCGTGATCGGCACCACCCTGCAGATTGTCGGCGAGCGTCTGGCCGAAACCTGCGACCTGCTCTGCGACGAGCGGGTGCTGGATGTCGCCGCCGGCAACGGCAATGCCACCCTGGCGGCGGCCCGACGCGGTTGCCGGGTCATGTCCACCGACTATGTGCCGCGCCTGCTGGAACTGGGAGCCGAACGTGCCCGCGCCGAGCATCTGGATGTGGAATTCCGCGAGGCCGACGCCGAAGCGTTGCCCTTCGAGACGGGCGGTTTCGATGCCGTTGTCTCGACCTTCGGTGTGATGTTCACTCCCGATCAGTCCAAGGCAGCCTCGGAGCTGGCGCGAGTCTGCCGTTCCGGCGGGCGCATCGGCTTGGCCAACTGGACGCCGGAAGGCTTCATCGGTCAGTTGTTCAAGGTGCTTTCGGGTTACGTGCCGCCGGCTGCCGGCGTGCGTCCGCCGTCGGCCTGGGGGCGGGAGGAGCACCTGCGCGAACTGTTCGGCGACTCGATCAGTGAACTGCGCGCCTCGCGGCAGACCTTCAACTTCCGTTATCGCTCTGCGGCGCATTTCATCGAGATCTTCCGCGACTGGTACGGCCCGTTGCACAAGGCCTTTGCCAGTCTGCCGGAGGCTGAAGCGAAAGGATTGGAGCGTGACCTGACGCAATTGCTGGATGCGAGCAATCGTGCGGGGCCGGCGTCGCTGGTGGTGCCCAGCGAGTATCTGGAGGTGGTGCTGATTCGTCGCTGA
- the recR gene encoding recombination mediator RecR gives MSFSPLIRQLIDALRTLPGVGQKSAQRMALQLLERDRSGGLRLAQALTQAMEGVGHCKQCRTLSEDEFCPQCSDPRRDDSLLCVVEGPLDVFAVEQTGYRGRYFVLKGHLSPLDGLGPEAIGIPELEARIKAGNFSEIILATNPTVEGEATAHYIAQLLGGGDLVLSRIAHGVPLGGELELVDGGTLAHALAGRRPISG, from the coding sequence ATGAGCTTCAGCCCGCTGATCCGCCAACTGATCGACGCCCTGCGCACGTTGCCCGGAGTGGGACAGAAGAGTGCCCAGCGCATGGCGCTGCAGCTGCTGGAGCGTGACCGCAGCGGCGGTCTGCGCCTGGCCCAGGCGCTGACCCAGGCGATGGAAGGCGTCGGCCATTGCAAGCAGTGCCGCACCCTGTCCGAGGACGAGTTCTGCCCGCAGTGTTCCGATCCACGCCGTGACGACAGCCTGCTGTGCGTGGTGGAAGGCCCCCTGGACGTGTTCGCTGTCGAGCAGACGGGCTATCGCGGCCGCTACTTCGTGCTCAAGGGGCACCTGTCGCCGCTGGACGGCCTCGGCCCGGAAGCCATCGGCATTCCCGAGCTGGAAGCGCGGATCAAGGCTGGCAACTTCAGCGAGATCATCCTGGCCACCAACCCCACGGTGGAGGGCGAGGCGACCGCCCACTATATCGCCCAACTGCTGGGCGGCGGCGACCTGGTGCTGTCGCGTATCGCCCACGGCGTACCGCTGGGTGGCGAGCTGGAGTTGGTGGACGGCGGCACCCTGGCCCACGCACTGGCGGGACGTAGGCCGATCAGCGGCTGA
- the dnaX gene encoding DNA polymerase III subunit gamma/tau encodes MSYQVLARKWRPRSFREMVGQTHVLKALINALDNQRLHHAYLFTGTRGVGKTTIARILAKCLNCENGVSSTPCGQCSVCREIDEGRFVDLIEVDAASRTKVEDTRELLDNVQYSPTRGRYKVYLIDEVHMLSSHSFNALLKTLEEPPPHVKFLLATTDPQKLPVTILSRCLQFSLKNMPPERVVEHLTHVLGAENVPFEDDALWLLGRAADGSMRDAMSLTDQAIAFGEGKVLAADVRAMLGTLDHGQVYGVLHALLEGDARALLEAVRHLAEQGPDWGGVLAEMLNVLHRVAIAQALPEAVDNGQGDRDRVLALAQALPAEDVQFYYQMGLIGRRDLPLAPDPRGGFEMVLLRMLAFRPADADGAPRSPLKDLGISKATADSNPNPVAAAAVAAPVASIAPPPVAPASVAPVAPVAEVAPIIAAPQPQTAPVVEAVPAAPAPVVEASSATVEPQSEGISEAKPAPAVEPQPAVAEAPVDLPWDEPSAPVAAAPAPVEPAAPAPAPAPAPAPVAAAPAPVEAPAPVVAEADDDDRDDEPPPAEDYYEVDMESYGYLESEAQLEAAEPEPEPAAMPATGLAAEWLELFPRLGLAGLTASIGANCTLVAVEGDNWYLHLDPGQSALFNPNQQRRLNDALSQFHGRALSLQVTLQKPEQETPAQAAARKRAERQRQAEASIAADPYVLQMKQQFAAIVRDGTIEPLEAKA; translated from the coding sequence ATGAGTTATCAGGTTCTTGCCCGCAAATGGCGTCCGCGTTCGTTCCGCGAAATGGTCGGCCAGACCCATGTGCTCAAGGCCCTGATCAACGCGCTGGACAACCAGCGCCTGCACCACGCCTACCTGTTCACCGGTACCCGCGGGGTGGGCAAGACCACCATCGCGCGGATCCTGGCCAAGTGCCTGAACTGCGAGAACGGTGTCAGCTCGACCCCGTGCGGGCAGTGTTCGGTGTGCCGCGAGATCGATGAGGGGCGCTTCGTCGACCTGATCGAAGTGGACGCCGCCAGCCGCACCAAGGTCGAGGACACCCGCGAGCTGCTCGACAACGTGCAGTATTCGCCGACCCGCGGGCGCTACAAGGTGTACCTGATCGACGAAGTGCACATGCTCTCCAGCCACAGCTTCAACGCCCTGTTGAAGACCCTGGAGGAGCCACCGCCCCACGTGAAGTTCCTGCTCGCCACCACCGACCCGCAGAAGCTGCCGGTGACCATCCTCTCGCGCTGCCTGCAGTTCTCCCTGAAGAACATGCCGCCGGAGCGGGTGGTGGAGCACCTGACCCATGTGCTGGGCGCCGAGAACGTGCCGTTCGAGGACGATGCGCTGTGGCTGCTCGGTCGTGCCGCCGACGGCTCCATGCGTGACGCCATGAGCCTCACCGACCAGGCCATCGCCTTCGGTGAAGGCAAGGTGCTGGCCGCCGACGTGCGCGCCATGCTCGGTACCCTGGATCATGGGCAGGTCTACGGCGTGCTCCATGCGCTGCTCGAAGGCGATGCCCGCGCACTGCTGGAAGCCGTCCGCCACCTGGCCGAGCAAGGCCCGGACTGGGGCGGCGTGCTGGCCGAAATGCTCAACGTGCTGCATCGCGTGGCCATCGCCCAGGCGCTGCCCGAGGCGGTGGACAACGGCCAGGGCGACCGCGACCGCGTGCTGGCGCTGGCCCAGGCGCTGCCCGCCGAGGACGTGCAGTTCTACTACCAGATGGGCCTGATCGGCCGCCGCGATTTGCCGCTGGCGCCCGATCCCCGTGGCGGCTTCGAAATGGTGCTGCTGCGCATGCTGGCGTTCCGCCCGGCCGATGCCGACGGCGCGCCCAGGTCGCCACTAAAGGATCTGGGGATCAGCAAGGCCACGGCTGATTCCAACCCGAACCCAGTGGCCGCCGCCGCCGTTGCAGCGCCGGTTGCATCCATTGCTCCGCCGCCTGTTGCGCCTGCGTCGGTCGCTCCCGTAGCTCCGGTCGCCGAGGTTGCGCCGATCATTGCCGCGCCGCAGCCTCAAACGGCTCCGGTCGTGGAGGCAGTGCCTGCTGCTCCCGCGCCGGTCGTCGAAGCGTCCTCGGCTACGGTCGAACCGCAATCGGAAGGGATCTCTGAAGCAAAGCCGGCTCCGGCCGTCGAACCTCAGCCGGCAGTTGCCGAAGCGCCGGTCGACCTGCCGTGGGACGAGCCTTCGGCACCGGTTGCCGCCGCCCCCGCGCCAGTCGAACCTGCCGCACCTGCACCTGCACCTGCACCTGCACCTGCACCTGTAGCGGCAGCACCGGCTCCGGTGGAAGCGCCCGCTCCGGTCGTGGCCGAGGCTGACGATGACGACCGCGACGACGAGCCGCCGCCCGCCGAGGACTACTACGAAGTCGACATGGAGTCCTATGGCTACCTGGAAAGCGAAGCGCAGCTCGAAGCCGCCGAGCCGGAACCCGAGCCCGCCGCCATGCCGGCAACGGGCCTTGCCGCCGAGTGGCTGGAGTTGTTCCCGCGCCTGGGCCTGGCCGGCCTGACCGCCAGCATCGGCGCCAACTGCACCCTGGTGGCGGTGGAGGGCGACAACTGGTACCTGCACCTGGACCCAGGGCAAAGTGCGTTGTTCAACCCCAACCAGCAGCGTCGCCTGAACGATGCGCTGAGCCAGTTCCACGGGCGCGCCCTGAGCCTGCAGGTGACCCTGCAGAAGCCCGAACAGGAAACCCCCGCCCAGGCCGCCGCGCGCAAGCGCGCCGAGCGTCAGCGCCAGGCCGAGGCATCGATTGCCGCCGACCCCTACGTGCTGCAGATGAAACAACAGTTCGCCGCGATCGTCCGCGACGGTACTATCGAACCCCTGGAAGCAAAGGCTTGA
- a CDS encoding IS3 family transposase (programmed frameshift): MSNQRYPEEFKIEAVKQVTERGLPVAEVAARLGMSVHSLYAWIKRYGKPQEQRQQEDDQQAELRRLRAELKRVTEERDILKKGRRVLCQGVRLKYAFISKLSVEYPVRRLCQTLKVHPSGYYAWLAEPKSVRTKEDQRLLGLIKHAWLESGGVYGYRKIHDDLRELGESCGRHRVARLMAGRGLRSQTGYRRRPGYYGGRPTVASPNRLERQFNVSEPNKVWVTDITYIRTYEGWLYLAVVLDLFSRQVIGWSMKPRMCSDLAIDALLMAVWRRKPKQEVMIHSDQGSQFSSSDWQSFLKANNLISSMSRRGNCHDNAVAESFFQLLKRERIRRKTYGTREEARSDVFDYIEMFYNPKRRHSSAMQLSPVEFEKRYFQSLESV; encoded by the exons ATGAGCAACCAGCGTTACCCCGAAGAATTCAAAATCGAAGCGGTCAAGCAAGTGACCGAGCGCGGCCTCCCCGTGGCCGAGGTGGCAGCGCGGCTGGGCATGTCGGTGCATAGCCTGTATGCCTGGATCAAGCGCTACGGCAAGCCCCAGGAACAACGGCAGCAGGAAGACGATCAGCAGGCCGAACTGCGTCGTCTGCGCGCCGAACTCAAGCGGGTGACCGAAGAGCGAGACATCCTAAAAA AAGGCCGCCGCGTACTTTGCCAAGGAGTCCGGCTGAAGTACGCCTTCATCAGCAAGCTGTCGGTGGAGTACCCGGTACGGCGTCTCTGCCAGACCCTCAAGGTGCATCCCAGCGGTTACTACGCCTGGCTGGCCGAGCCGAAATCCGTACGCACCAAGGAAGATCAGCGCCTGCTCGGATTGATCAAGCATGCCTGGCTGGAAAGCGGTGGGGTCTACGGCTACCGCAAGATCCACGACGACCTGCGTGAACTGGGGGAGTCCTGTGGCCGGCACCGCGTGGCTCGCCTGATGGCGGGGAGAGGGCTGCGCTCGCAGACCGGTTATCGTCGGCGTCCCGGCTATTACGGTGGCAGACCGACGGTGGCCTCGCCCAATCGCCTGGAGCGGCAGTTCAACGTCAGTGAACCGAACAAGGTCTGGGTCACCGACATCACCTACATCCGCACCTATGAGGGTTGGTTGTACTTGGCGGTGGTGCTGGATCTGTTTTCACGCCAGGTGATTGGCTGGTCGATGAAACCACGGATGTGCAGCGACCTGGCCATCGATGCGTTGCTGATGGCGGTGTGGCGGCGCAAGCCCAAGCAGGAAGTGATGATCCACTCCGACCAGGGCAGCCAGTTCAGCAGCTCGGACTGGCAGAGTTTCCTCAAGGCCAACAATCTCATCAGCAGCATGAGTCGACGCGGCAACTGTCACGACAACGCGGTGGCAGAAAGCTTTTTCCAGTTGCTGAAGCGCGAACGCATCCGACGGAAAACCTACGGCACTCGCGAAGAAGCTCGCAGTGATGTGTTCGATTACATCGAGATGTTTTATAACCCCAAACGCCGGCACAGCAGCGCTATGCAGCTATCGCCAGTGGAGTTTGAAAAGCGCTATTTCCAGAGCTTGGAGAGTGTCTAG
- a CDS encoding TetR family transcriptional regulator, with amino-acid sequence MDIEQEERPAEAAGKRALIDAALRLASGRRSLSSLGLRELAREAELNPNTFYRHFGDVDDLGLAIIRDIAAQLRQPLRDLRREAAERAQSGEGAASAPFGLDMERGLRVTRETVRLFFDCVESHPEAFIIGVRELHGPSPVLRAALARVMDEFGEDMAEDIRQFHLLPEIDEGELNQLSRAISRQLFQQSLDYLERPPEQRADVCALAVRQILLLFTGVAVLQTFGMLARL; translated from the coding sequence ATGGACATCGAACAGGAAGAACGGCCGGCGGAAGCGGCGGGCAAGCGGGCGTTGATCGATGCGGCGCTGCGTCTGGCCTCGGGGCGGCGCAGCCTGAGCAGCCTGGGATTGCGCGAACTGGCACGGGAAGCGGAGTTGAATCCGAACACCTTCTACCGGCATTTCGGTGACGTCGACGACCTGGGGCTGGCGATCATCCGCGACATCGCCGCCCAACTGCGCCAGCCGCTGCGCGACCTGCGCCGTGAGGCCGCCGAGCGTGCACAATCGGGGGAGGGCGCCGCCAGCGCGCCCTTCGGTCTGGACATGGAGCGGGGCCTACGGGTGACGCGGGAAACCGTGCGGCTGTTCTTCGACTGCGTCGAGAGCCACCCGGAGGCCTTCATCATCGGCGTGCGCGAACTGCACGGCCCGTCTCCGGTGCTGCGCGCGGCGCTGGCGCGAGTGATGGATGAGTTCGGCGAGGACATGGCCGAGGATATCCGCCAGTTCCACCTGCTGCCGGAGATCGACGAGGGCGAGCTGAACCAGCTGTCGCGCGCGATCAGCCGACAACTGTTCCAGCAGTCGCTGGATTACCTGGAGCGCCCGCCGGAGCAGCGTGCGGACGTCTGTGCCCTGGCCGTGCGACAAATCCTGTTGCTCTTCACCGGTGTCGCGGTGCTGCAGACTTTCGGCATGCTGGCCAGGCTCTGA
- a CDS encoding GFA family protein, which yields MSTLPLFGGCACGAVRYRVDAEPQETGYCHCRICQRSSAAPAVPWAVIPLTGFAYLSGELGLWRSSEEGERRFCVKCGTPLEFRVRDGETVGLNIVTLDEPERIEPQCHIWCSSQLSWFDTRDDLPRRQEG from the coding sequence ATGTCGACCTTGCCCCTGTTCGGTGGTTGCGCCTGTGGCGCGGTGCGCTACCGTGTGGACGCCGAGCCGCAGGAGACCGGCTACTGCCACTGCCGCATCTGCCAGAGGTCCAGCGCCGCGCCGGCGGTGCCCTGGGCGGTGATTCCGCTGACGGGGTTCGCCTACCTGTCCGGTGAGCTGGGCCTGTGGCGTTCGAGCGAGGAGGGCGAGCGGCGCTTCTGCGTGAAGTGCGGCACGCCATTGGAGTTCCGGGTGCGGGACGGTGAGACGGTCGGGCTCAACATCGTGACCCTGGACGAGCCGGAACGGATCGAGCCGCAGTGCCATATCTGGTGTTCGTCGCAACTGTCCTGGTTCGATACCAGGGACGATCTGCCACGTCGGCAGGAGGGCTAG
- a CDS encoding DUF4242 domain-containing protein, translated as MPRFVIEREIPGAGALPERDFKAIAQTSCKVLNQLGPQIQWLHSYVLDDRIYCPYIAPDEATVREHASLGGFPASGVSQVVTILDPTTAE; from the coding sequence ATGCCCAGGTTCGTTATCGAGCGCGAAATCCCCGGCGCCGGAGCCCTGCCCGAGCGTGATTTCAAAGCCATCGCACAGACGTCCTGCAAAGTCCTGAATCAGTTGGGGCCGCAGATTCAATGGCTGCACAGCTACGTGCTCGATGACCGCATCTACTGCCCGTACATCGCCCCCGACGAGGCCACCGTGCGCGAGCACGCGAGCCTGGGCGGCTTTCCGGCCAGCGGGGTGTCGCAGGTCGTCACCATCCTCGATCCGACCACCGCCGAATGA
- a CDS encoding metal-dependent hydrolase: MNASTTPIRANFPVRRMDFSFSETPKYWWDGQPFMTHFMNNLSSLFPYGEKFFVDSVRAVRERIQDPQLQKDVSAFIGQEAMHSKEHAAYNEYADEHGIDLETLELRIKVLLENISKVTTKKHQLAITCALEHFTATMAEQLLKREDLSSQMKSDKMYKLWMWHAVEENEHKAVAYDVYQQVYGGYFTRTAVMLLTTVIFLGVIAGFQINLLRRDGQLFNWRSWKHGLGVLLHPRRGYFVNLIRPWLDYFRPGFHPFDHDTKALETRWKDQLDFAG, from the coding sequence ATGAATGCCAGCACCACGCCGATCCGCGCCAACTTCCCAGTCCGTCGCATGGACTTCAGCTTCAGCGAAACGCCGAAATACTGGTGGGACGGACAACCCTTCATGACCCACTTCATGAACAATCTGTCGTCGCTCTTCCCCTACGGCGAGAAGTTCTTCGTCGACAGCGTGCGCGCCGTACGCGAGCGCATCCAGGACCCGCAGTTGCAGAAGGACGTCAGCGCCTTCATCGGCCAGGAAGCCATGCACTCCAAGGAGCACGCGGCCTACAACGAGTATGCCGACGAGCACGGGATCGACCTGGAGACCCTGGAACTGCGCATCAAGGTCCTGCTGGAGAACATCAGCAAGGTCACCACCAAGAAGCACCAGTTGGCGATCACCTGCGCCCTGGAGCACTTCACCGCGACGATGGCCGAGCAGTTGCTCAAGCGCGAAGACCTGAGCAGCCAGATGAAGTCGGACAAGATGTACAAGCTGTGGATGTGGCACGCCGTCGAGGAGAACGAGCACAAGGCGGTGGCCTACGACGTCTACCAGCAGGTCTACGGCGGTTATTTCACTCGTACAGCGGTGATGCTGCTGACCACCGTGATCTTCCTCGGGGTCATCGCCGGCTTCCAGATCAACCTGCTGCGCCGCGACGGCCAGTTGTTCAACTGGCGCAGCTGGAAGCACGGCCTGGGCGTGCTGCTGCACCCGCGCCGTGGCTACTTCGTCAACCTGATCCGCCCGTGGCTGGACTACTTCCGCCCTGGTTTCCACCCCTTCGACCATGACACCAAGGCACTGGAAACCCGCTGGAAAGACCAGCTGGACTTTGCCGGCTGA